One Blattabacterium cuenoti genomic window carries:
- a CDS encoding Nramp family divalent metal transporter — translation MKKKKSSIGWRNENKRPSLSEVFSSVSVPQQKGIWKKLFAFTGPGLLIAVGYMDPGNWATDIAGGAKFGYMLLSVIFISNFFAIILQHLALKLGIVCERDLAQACRDHYSPFISFILWILCEIAIAACDLAEIIGTVLALKLLLGIPITWGVLITAIDVLIILFFQYKGFRYIESVVAVLIFTILVCFSFEIISSKPEIFPILKGIIPDPEIMKNSHSFYISIGILGATVMPHNLYLHSSIIQTRNYPRTIEGKKMAIKYATIDSTLSLSLAFFINAAILIISAATFHKAGHTEVADIMDAHKLLTPILGSSLAGVFFALALLASGQNSTLTGTLAGQIVMEGFLNIKLKPWIRRLITRLLAIVPAMIVSIVYGEKGTTELLIISQIILSIQLSFAIIPLVNFTGDYEKMGSFVNGIILKISSWFITIIIVLLNLFLLYDTFLGRR, via the coding sequence ATGAAAAAGAAAAAATCTTCTATAGGATGGAGGAATGAAAACAAGCGCCCTTCTCTTTCTGAAGTTTTTTCTTCCGTTTCTGTTCCTCAACAGAAAGGAATATGGAAAAAACTTTTTGCTTTTACTGGTCCAGGATTATTGATTGCTGTAGGATATATGGATCCAGGAAATTGGGCGACAGACATTGCTGGAGGGGCCAAATTTGGTTATATGCTTTTATCCGTTATTTTTATATCAAATTTTTTTGCTATTATTTTACAACATTTAGCTTTAAAATTAGGAATTGTTTGTGAAAGAGATTTAGCACAAGCTTGTAGAGATCATTATTCTCCCTTTATTAGTTTTATTCTATGGATTTTATGTGAAATCGCTATTGCAGCTTGTGATTTAGCTGAAATCATTGGGACTGTATTAGCCTTAAAATTACTTTTGGGGATTCCTATTACATGGGGGGTATTAATTACAGCTATAGATGTTTTAATTATTCTATTCTTCCAATATAAAGGGTTTAGATACATTGAAAGTGTAGTCGCTGTTTTAATTTTTACAATTTTAGTTTGTTTTAGTTTTGAAATTATTAGTTCAAAACCTGAAATTTTTCCCATCCTAAAAGGAATTATTCCTGATCCTGAAATTATGAAAAACTCGCATTCTTTTTATATATCTATAGGAATATTAGGAGCCACGGTAATGCCTCACAATCTTTATCTTCACTCAAGTATCATACAAACCAGAAATTATCCACGTACTATTGAAGGAAAAAAAATGGCGATAAAATATGCGACCATAGACAGCACTTTATCTTTATCCTTAGCATTTTTTATCAATGCTGCTATATTAATTATATCTGCAGCCACTTTTCATAAAGCTGGACATACAGAAGTTGCAGATATTATGGATGCACATAAACTTCTAACTCCTATACTAGGGTCTAGCTTAGCTGGAGTTTTTTTTGCATTAGCTTTATTAGCATCAGGACAAAATTCAACATTAACTGGAACTTTAGCTGGACAAATAGTTATGGAAGGATTTCTGAATATAAAACTAAAACCTTGGATTCGAAGATTAATCACAAGACTTCTGGCTATTGTTCCAGCTATGATCGTCTCTATTGTTTATGGAGAAAAGGGGACAACTGAATTATTGATAATTAGTCAAATCATTTTATCAATACAACTCAGCTTTGCTATTATCCCATTAGTGAATTTTACAGGAGATTATGAAAAAATGGGATCATTTGTCAATGGTATAATTTTAAAAATATCATCTTGGTTTATTACAATTATCATTGTGTTACTCAATTTGTTTTTATTATATGATACTTTCTTGGGAAGAAGATGA